In a single window of the Oncorhynchus tshawytscha isolate Ot180627B unplaced genomic scaffold, Otsh_v2.0 Un_contig_635_pilon_pilon, whole genome shotgun sequence genome:
- the LOC112235036 gene encoding alpha-N-acetylgalactosaminide alpha-2,6-sialyltransferase 2-like isoform X1 has product MTISWRKCVFLVWALCVSVTITMIMYGQYYDLDFFHDRLPNSQDTEFDSIWTCDEELWDNTTATGEEKLEGLCPLRKAVKKDDFLRLRFNFKVPVLQWAGSFSHSEWGRLETYMPPYGWKGLPQDLVRSTLALLNDSSSSRLFERRWPDQCVRCAVVGNGGILRGSKQGRAIDSHHFVFRVNGAITKHFEEDVGTKTSFYGFTTNTMKNSLNSYRKDGFTMVPQGQRVRYIFIPSNERDYVMMSAAIQGLTVTSGHDKGDWPSQYFGFKPPVKHFKMLHPDFVTYVTQRFLKSPLLKYSQLYMPSTGALMLLTALHMCDQVSAYGFITKNFADFSDHYYDAVMLPLRFYANHDMQMESWLWEVLHARKVMSLYKRTKVK; this is encoded by the exons ATGACGATTTCTTGGAGGAAGTGTGTCTTCCTAGTGTGGGCTTTATGTGTAAGTGTTACTATAACCATGATTATGTATGGACAATACTATGACCTGGACTTCTTCCACGACAGACTTCCGAACAG TCAAGACACAGAGTTTGATAGCATTTGGACTTGCGATGAAGAGCTTTGGGACAACACCACAGCAACTGGGGAAGAGAAG CTGGAGGGTTTGTGTCCTCTGAGAAAAGCAGTGAAGAAGGACGACTTCCTCAGACTACGCTTTAACTTTAAAGTGCCTGTGCTGCAGTGGGCTGGGAGCTTCAGCCATTCCGAGTGGGGGCGATTGGAGACGTATATGCCCCCCTACGGCTGGAAAGGCCTGCCCCAGGACC TTGTGAGATCCACTTTGGCCCTGCTCAACGACTCGTCCAGCAGCCGCCTGTTTGAGCGCAGGTGGCCTGATCAGTGTGTCCGCTGTGCTGTGGTGGGAAATGGAGGCATCCTTCGAGGCTCCAAACAAGGCAGGGCCATCGACAGTCACCACTTTGTCTTCAG GGTCAATGGGGCAATCACCAAGCACTTTGAGGAGGACGTGGGCACAAAGACATCTTTCTATGGGTTCACCACAAATACTATGAAGAATTCCCTAAATTCTTACAGAAAAGATGGCTTCACCATGGTCCCACAGGGACAG AGAGTCCGATATATCTTCATTCCGTCCAACGAACGTGACTATGTGATGATGTCAGCTGCTATCCAGGGTCTCACTGTCACCTCCGGTCATGACAAGGGGGACTG GCCCTCTCAATACTTTGGATTTAAGCCACCAGTTAAGCACTTTAAAATGCTTCATCCAGATTTTGTTACATATGTAACGCAAAG GTTTCTGAAGTCTCCCCTGCTGAAGTACAGTCAGCTCTACATGCCCAGCACTGGTGCTCTGATGCTTCTGACCGCCCTGCACATGTGTGACCAG GTGTCTGCCTATGGTTTCATCACAAAAAACTTTGCAGACTTCTCTGACCACTACTATGATGCTGTGATGCTGCCCCTGCGCTTCTATGCCAACCACGACATGCAGATGGAGAGCTGGCTGTGGGAGGTACTGCATGCACGAAAAGTAATGTCACTGTACAAGAGGACAAAAGTAAAATGA
- the LOC112235036 gene encoding alpha-N-acetylgalactosaminide alpha-2,6-sialyltransferase 2-like isoform X2 gives MTISWRKCVFLVWALCVSVTITMIMYGQYYDLDFFHDRLPNSQDTEFDSIWTCDEELWDNTTATGEEKLEGLCPLRKAVKKDDFLRLRFNFKVPVLQWAGSFSHSEWGRLETYMPPYGWKGLPQDLVRSTLALLNDSSSSRLFERRWPDQCVRCAVVGNGGILRGSKQGRAIDSHHFVFRVNGAITKHFEEDVGTKTSFYGFTTNTMKNSLNSYRKDGFTMVPQGQRVRYIFIPSNERDYVMMSAAIQGLTVTSGHDKGDWFLKSPLLKYSQLYMPSTGALMLLTALHMCDQVSAYGFITKNFADFSDHYYDAVMLPLRFYANHDMQMESWLWEVLHARKVMSLYKRTKVK, from the exons ATGACGATTTCTTGGAGGAAGTGTGTCTTCCTAGTGTGGGCTTTATGTGTAAGTGTTACTATAACCATGATTATGTATGGACAATACTATGACCTGGACTTCTTCCACGACAGACTTCCGAACAG TCAAGACACAGAGTTTGATAGCATTTGGACTTGCGATGAAGAGCTTTGGGACAACACCACAGCAACTGGGGAAGAGAAG CTGGAGGGTTTGTGTCCTCTGAGAAAAGCAGTGAAGAAGGACGACTTCCTCAGACTACGCTTTAACTTTAAAGTGCCTGTGCTGCAGTGGGCTGGGAGCTTCAGCCATTCCGAGTGGGGGCGATTGGAGACGTATATGCCCCCCTACGGCTGGAAAGGCCTGCCCCAGGACC TTGTGAGATCCACTTTGGCCCTGCTCAACGACTCGTCCAGCAGCCGCCTGTTTGAGCGCAGGTGGCCTGATCAGTGTGTCCGCTGTGCTGTGGTGGGAAATGGAGGCATCCTTCGAGGCTCCAAACAAGGCAGGGCCATCGACAGTCACCACTTTGTCTTCAG GGTCAATGGGGCAATCACCAAGCACTTTGAGGAGGACGTGGGCACAAAGACATCTTTCTATGGGTTCACCACAAATACTATGAAGAATTCCCTAAATTCTTACAGAAAAGATGGCTTCACCATGGTCCCACAGGGACAG AGAGTCCGATATATCTTCATTCCGTCCAACGAACGTGACTATGTGATGATGTCAGCTGCTATCCAGGGTCTCACTGTCACCTCCGGTCATGACAAGGGGGACTG GTTTCTGAAGTCTCCCCTGCTGAAGTACAGTCAGCTCTACATGCCCAGCACTGGTGCTCTGATGCTTCTGACCGCCCTGCACATGTGTGACCAG GTGTCTGCCTATGGTTTCATCACAAAAAACTTTGCAGACTTCTCTGACCACTACTATGATGCTGTGATGCTGCCCCTGCGCTTCTATGCCAACCACGACATGCAGATGGAGAGCTGGCTGTGGGAGGTACTGCATGCACGAAAAGTAATGTCACTGTACAAGAGGACAAAAGTAAAATGA